GTTCGATGATTGATGAGGAGGCAATCCAGGATTTTACCTCCTCCGGATTTTTGTCAGGGATTAAAGTATTCCCATTTTTGTGTCTCCTCTGCACTACGGGCAGGCGCTCTGACATTCTAGAACGATCCGGAAGCCGAAAGGGTTCCTGAAAGTCCACCAGGCCCAGGCATATAGGCGCCGGGTTTTTTATCATCGTCGTCGTCTTTTTTTCCCTTTTGGATTTCAGAAAACCCATGGCTATTGATACAACCGGAGCGCTCCAGAAGAATATTTAAAAGTAATTTTATAACGGGATTGGATGCCGAGTAGATATCATTTGCTCCCAGAAAAAAGTTTGGCATACTGTTTTCCGTGAGTAACTGGCTATTTTGTCTCATGCCCAACAGTGTATTTTTTTCACTTTCCGCAGTATTCGCTTTGGGGGTGAAAGCGGTCAGAAGGGCAGGCGTTTTTGGGTAGTTATCCAGTATATGTCTAATGTTTTCTAATGTTTTTGATCTGGCCTTTTCATTATCGGCAGGGCCAGTCAATGAAGAGATCAGCAGCAGCCCGGGATCCGGTAAGAGGATGGCTGCAGGCAATTGCAGGTTACCGGCATAACCTTCTGAAGCTTCGACATTACGGATTTCTGTTGTGTTTACTGCTACGGCACCAGCACCAGCACCAGCACCAGCACCAGCACCATCTCTATACTCAATGGTGATATAGGCATCAGTAATCATTGCCTGCCTTGTTCTGCCTTGTTGATCCGTGCGGGTTGCATGCTCGTTGATTTCTTCTATTGATGAGCGAAACACTCCATGCTGAGAGGCACTGATCAGGCTTGCGGTAACGTTTTCGTCGTTATTCAGGGCATTTATAATTGGTTCAAGCTCTTCTGCAGTGATGCGGAATATATTCAGGACATTTGAACGGTTTGCGATAATATTTTCTGCGAGAATTCTCGCTCTTGCCTCAAAGTCCGGGCTTAATCTTGTTGCGTCTTCCCGTAGCTGGCTTTGGTGTTGTTGATTGAAGAGTCTATTTAATGGTTGGTAAAAGTTTTTGTTAAACGATAAGCTGGCTTCGTTTAATTCGCCCTGTTCATCCATAAACATCTCACGAATTCTGTGGTTGTCCAGCAATTTTTCATAATCATTATTCGAACCACCGGGTTCACTCAGGATTGAATTGATCAGACTTCTGTCGATTGCAATAGAGGGGATGTTACTGGCGTACTCTTCGGAATTGGAGTGCTGCATAAGGAACTCATGCCGCGCTCTCATCATCTCGTCTGTTTCCATTGAGTTAATGATTCGATAACCCGTCGCTCCTACGGTCGTTATCCGCAGCTCTCGGTCTCCTACCTGAATGACATCGAGAGAAACAGGGTAAGGGTAATAGGTGTTGTGATGTTGTCCGTCCGCCACCGAAGGAACCTGCCCTGAACCCGGTGAAAGCAAAAGTGTCGGATTGCCTTCAGAGTTGACAACAGGGATATACTGGGATGAACCAGTGACAGTATATGTCACAGGGGAAACTTCATTTCCCTGATAGGCAATGGGATAGGACAGTTTTGTCTGAGGAGGTGCTTTAGTCCATTCTGGCTTATCCTCGTTACCTGCATGGACTGGCCCTGATAAGAAAGGTAAAAGCCCCAGTGCCTGAATAAACAATGACGTTTTGCGCAGAGCTATCGAGTAAAATGGTTTTGGCATTTTTTACAGTATCCTTGCTGGTACAGATTGGTTTCAAATCACGAGTTTCAATACAAACTCTCAGGGGATATAAAAATCCAGAGTAAAGAGTAGTACCCTTATGTGACTTTTGAACAAAATATTTATGCCAGTAAAATAGGTGGAACTATTGCACCCATTCTGCAATACACAATAAACAGGCAACACAGTTTGCCCTGGCTTAAACATGAGAAATAACAATATGCTCAAAGCTAGCGATGCGTTTATTCCCGATATTCTTGATTCAGGTTCCGCCCGGCTGAGGCAACACATTTCTCCCCATTACTGTATTGATGAATCGGACTGGCTGGCGGAACTGGTGCAAGAGGTCAGACCCACCCCGCAGGAACTGAGGGTTATCTCGCAACGAGCCACGGAGCTGGTTGAGACAGTCCGTGAGCGCAATGACGCTATTCATATGATTGATGCCCTGCTGTTGCAGTACAGCCTTGATACCCGGGAAGGCATTTTGCTGATGTGTCTGGCTGAGGCATTAATGCGAATTCCTGATGCTGAAACCGCTGACGCGCTGATCAAAGACAAGTTAAGCGTTGCTGACTGGAACAGCCACCTTAGCCAGAGTGAATCACTGCTGGTGAATGCTTCCACCTGGGGGCTGATGCTGACCGGTAAGGTCGTTACCCTTGATCGCAACCAAGATGGTTCTTCGTCCGGTATCATCAATCGCCTTGTGAACAAAATGGGCGAGCCTGTGATTCGGCAGGCGGTTCATCAGGCCATGAAGATTATGGGCAAGCACTTTGTGCTGGGGCGCACCATGACAGAAGCCCTGAAAAACGGTCATAAAGCTATGGAGCAGGGCTATACCTATTCTTTCGATATGCTCGGTGAAGCGGCTCTCACCGCAGCCGATGCGGCACGTTATCATGGGGAATACCTGTCTGCGATCAGGGCTGTGGGAACCTTTTCTAAGAACGCACAGTCCCGGAGGTTAAACGCGCCACGTCCCTCCATATCCATCAAACTGTCTGCCTTGCACCCCCGCTACGAGGTGTCCCAGAAAAACAGGGTGATGACCGAGCTGTTTGATAGTGTGCTGGCATTGATTCAGGAGGCCCGGCAACAGGATGTTGCTATTACGATTGACGCGGAAGAACAGGACCGGCTGGAGCTCTCCCTTGAACTGTTTGAAAAACTGTATACACACCCGGACTGTAGCGGCTGGGGAGGCTTTGGGCTGGTGGTTCAGACTTATGGCAAACGGGCATTGCCGGTACTGGTCTGGCTGGCGGGGCTGGCCAGAGAGCAGGGAGACCGAATTCCGGTCAGGCTGGTAAAAGGGGCTTACTGGGACAGCGAAATCAAACTGTGCCAGCAACAGGGTTTACAGGGTTATCCTGTTTATACCCGTAAAGAAGCGACTGATGTCGCTTATCTGGCCTGCGCCCGTTTTTTATTACAGGACTTTGCCCAGCCTCTGTTATTTCCACAGTTTGCCAGCCATAACGCTCACACCGTCGCCGCCATTCTCTGTATGGCGGGAAGCCAGAAAACCTATGAATTTCAACGGCTGCATGGGATGGGGGACGCTCTTTATAACACGGTTATACAACAAGAGTCGTCAGATGTAAGAATCTATGCCCCGGTTGGCAGCCATAAAGACCTTCTTCCCTATCTGGTCAGGCGTTTGCTGGAAAACGGGGCGAACTCATCCTTTGTTCATCGCCTGGTGGATGCGAAAACCCCCGTGGCCGATCTTGTTCACCATCCTGCCGAACAGTTGCAGCAATATTCAGTACTGGCCAATGACCGTATCCCCTTGCCAGAAGCCATTTTTGGCAGCGAGCGGGTGAACTCCAGCGGCATTAATATTGATATAGAACATGAGTGGGCACCCTTCAGTGAGGGTGTGCAGAGGCATATGACCCGGCAATGGAAAAAAGGCCCCATCGTGGGTGGTCAGCCAGTGGAAACCGCTGAGGTTTCAAACATATTGAGTCCATACCGACGGCAGGAAACCGTTGGCACCATGAACGGGGCTGGTAACGCTGAGGTTGAAATGGCTCTGGATAAAGCCACCCATGCCTTTAACCGTTGGAACCGGACGGATGTCAGTCAGCGTTCTGCCTGTCTGGAACGACTCGCGGACTTGCTGGAAACGCACCGGGACGAGCTGGTAGCCCTTTGTCACCGGGAAGCGGGTAAAACCATTCATGACGCTATTGATGAGATTCGTGAGGCGGTTGACTTCTGTCGTTATTATGCGGTGCAGGCGCGGGAAAAGTTCGGTGCGCCCATGGTGATGACTGGACCAACCGGGGAATCGAATGAACTGTATCTTTCCGGTCGTGGCGTTTTTGTCTGTATCAGCCCGTGGAACTTTCCCCTGGCGATTTTTCTCGGGCAGATTACGGCGGCACTGTCAGCGGGTAATGTGGTAATTGCCAAACCGGCGGAACAGACCGGGCTGATTGCAGCGAGAGCCACCGAGTTAATGCTGGAAGCCGGAATACCTGATGATGTTATTCATCTGCTGCCAGGTGATGGAGCAACGGTGGGTGGCCGTTTAGTGGCTGATCCACGAATCGCAGGGGTTGCCTTTACAGGGTCTACTGAAACAGCGCAGCGGATTAATCAGACTCTGGCCAACCGACCGGGAGCCATTGTGCCATTGATTGCGGAAACCGGCGGTATGAACACCATGCTGGTGGATTCAACGGCACTGCCTGAACAAGTGGTGCAGGATGTTATTCATTCTGCCTTTGGCAGTGCCGGGCAGCGCTGTTCGGCTTTACGGGTTTTGTATATTCAGGACGATGTTGCGCAGCGGATTATTGAACTCCTGAAAGGCGCTATGCAGGAATTGCGGGTGGGCGATCCGGCGCTCCATGAAACCGATGTTGGCCCTGTTATTGATGCGGATGCGTTGGCAGGTCTTGAACGTCATGTGGAGAAAATTAAGCAGGAAGCCACACTGATTGCTGAAACGCCGTTGTCAGAAGAGTGTGCTGATGGCTACTTTATTGCCCCTGTCGCTTTTGAAATTAACCGCATTTCCCAGCTGGAACGGGAA
Above is a genomic segment from Endozoicomonas euniceicola containing:
- the putA gene encoding bifunctional proline dehydrogenase/L-glutamate gamma-semialdehyde dehydrogenase PutA, which codes for MLKASDAFIPDILDSGSARLRQHISPHYCIDESDWLAELVQEVRPTPQELRVISQRATELVETVRERNDAIHMIDALLLQYSLDTREGILLMCLAEALMRIPDAETADALIKDKLSVADWNSHLSQSESLLVNASTWGLMLTGKVVTLDRNQDGSSSGIINRLVNKMGEPVIRQAVHQAMKIMGKHFVLGRTMTEALKNGHKAMEQGYTYSFDMLGEAALTAADAARYHGEYLSAIRAVGTFSKNAQSRRLNAPRPSISIKLSALHPRYEVSQKNRVMTELFDSVLALIQEARQQDVAITIDAEEQDRLELSLELFEKLYTHPDCSGWGGFGLVVQTYGKRALPVLVWLAGLAREQGDRIPVRLVKGAYWDSEIKLCQQQGLQGYPVYTRKEATDVAYLACARFLLQDFAQPLLFPQFASHNAHTVAAILCMAGSQKTYEFQRLHGMGDALYNTVIQQESSDVRIYAPVGSHKDLLPYLVRRLLENGANSSFVHRLVDAKTPVADLVHHPAEQLQQYSVLANDRIPLPEAIFGSERVNSSGINIDIEHEWAPFSEGVQRHMTRQWKKGPIVGGQPVETAEVSNILSPYRRQETVGTMNGAGNAEVEMALDKATHAFNRWNRTDVSQRSACLERLADLLETHRDELVALCHREAGKTIHDAIDEIREAVDFCRYYAVQAREKFGAPMVMTGPTGESNELYLSGRGVFVCISPWNFPLAIFLGQITAALSAGNVVIAKPAEQTGLIAARATELMLEAGIPDDVIHLLPGDGATVGGRLVADPRIAGVAFTGSTETAQRINQTLANRPGAIVPLIAETGGMNTMLVDSTALPEQVVQDVIHSAFGSAGQRCSALRVLYIQDDVAQRIIELLKGAMQELRVGDPALHETDVGPVIDADALAGLERHVEKIKQEATLIAETPLSEECADGYFIAPVAFEINRISQLEREQFGPILHVIRYKASELDQILDDINDTGYGLTLGVHTRNEASACYIEERLNVGNAYINRNQIGAVVGVQPFGGQGLSGTGPKAGGPHYLYRFATERTRTVNTTAVGGNATLLSLGDG